The genomic region CTCACAACATTCATCCAACAGGAGGTCACATTGAACTGGAACAACTGGATCCGGCAATCGCACCGCTGGCTCTCGATCGCCTTCACGGTCGCCGTCATCATCAACATCGTCGCGATGGTCCTGCAGCAGCAGGCGGTCTGGATCGGCTTGCTGGCGCTGTTCCCGCTGATCTTGATGCTGCTTAGCGGCCTTTATCTGTTCGCGTTGCCTTATCTGTCGCCGCGGCGGATCGCGAAAGGCTCGACCTCGGCGTCCTGAGTGTGGTTGCATGGAGGTCGGAACGCGAGGCGAGAATAATGACGGCATCGGAACGTATCGACCGGATGATCGAGGATCTCACCGACTGGCGCGGCAAGACGCTCGCCAGCCTGCGCAAGAGCATCCTCGCCGCCGATCCTGAGATCATCGAGGAGTGGAAGTGGATGGGCAGCCCGGTGTGGTCGCGCGACGGGATCATCGCGGTCGGCAACGCCCACAAGGGCAAGGTCAAGCTGACCTTCATGTATGGCGCGCAGCTGCCGGACCCCGACAAACTGTTCAACACCGGCTTCGAGGGCAATGCGCGGCGCGCGATCGATCTGTTCGAGGGCGACAAGGTCAACGCCCCTGCGCTGAAGACGCTCATTCGTGCCGCGATCGAGCTCAACCACGCCAAATCCAGGAAATCCGCGAAGAAGCCTGCGAAGAAGGCCGCCGGTACCCGCGCGACCGCGAAGAAGAAGGCGTGAGCTGCCCCGCCATGGTGCTCGCGATCCGTCCGAGATGATCAAGACCAGGCTCGCCACATCGCCGGACGCGGACTCCATCTCCGCGCTGCTGACGGCCAACGGCGGCGACCGCGGCGGCATGCTGCTCGGGCAATGGCCGCGCGAGGCGATCGAGACGCGCATTGCAAACGGGCAGCCGATCGTCGTCGCGACCGATGATGAGGGCAGGTTGCTCGGCGCGCTCCTGACGTCGGAGAAGGGATATGACGAGGCGCCGCCGGTGCAGGCCATGCTGAAGGCCTGGCCAGGGCAGGCAGATGCGTATGTCTATGGTCCGGTGTGCGTCTCGCGGGACGCGCGCGGCCTTGGCGTTCTGGAGGCGTTATACGCCAAGCTTCAGGCGACGTTCCCCGGCCGCGAGGCAATCCTCTTCATCAGGGAAGACAACCCGCGCTCGCTCAAGGCGCATCTGCGACTCGGCATGCGCGAGGTTGCGCGATACGACTTCGGCGGCAAGGTCTTGATTGTCCTGAGCGACAGGCCCGACGCGTGAATGCGGCCGTCGCCCTCGCGCGCAGCCAGGCTAGGCCGAGATGTCGACCGCCTGACCGGCCTTGCCGGCGTTCTTCTGGAACGCCTGCTCGATCAGCTCCTTGATCTTCTGCTCGACCGCGGCGCGCTGATCCGGCGTCATGTTCTTGAGGTCTTCTTCCGACATGCCCATGCTTTTGAGGATGTTCGCACGCATCCGGTCCATCGGGCTCATCTGCGCATATTTGAGAAACTTCTGCTCGGCGGTGTCGCCGAGCGAGCTGCCGCCGGTGGCGTGGGCGGTCAGCGGCTTCTTCAATGTGCCAGTCGTCATGCTGGCG from Bradyrhizobium elkanii USDA 76 harbors:
- a CDS encoding DUF1801 domain-containing protein, which produces MTASERIDRMIEDLTDWRGKTLASLRKSILAADPEIIEEWKWMGSPVWSRDGIIAVGNAHKGKVKLTFMYGAQLPDPDKLFNTGFEGNARRAIDLFEGDKVNAPALKTLIRAAIELNHAKSRKSAKKPAKKAAGTRATAKKKA
- a CDS encoding GNAT family N-acetyltransferase, whose translation is MIKTRLATSPDADSISALLTANGGDRGGMLLGQWPREAIETRIANGQPIVVATDDEGRLLGALLTSEKGYDEAPPVQAMLKAWPGQADAYVYGPVCVSRDARGLGVLEALYAKLQATFPGREAILFIREDNPRSLKAHLRLGMREVARYDFGGKVLIVLSDRPDA